A single genomic interval of Helianthus annuus cultivar XRQ/B chromosome 6, HanXRQr2.0-SUNRISE, whole genome shotgun sequence harbors:
- the LOC110864315 gene encoding uncharacterized protein LOC110864315 codes for MAAVPNSNSNTATTQQPPSPAAANTAITQLVPVPTPTELTTDEMAVKVVHKRYEGLVMVRTKAVKGKGAWYWAHLEPILVHNPETGLPKAVKLRCCLCEAVFSASNPSRTASEHLKRGTCPNFNSDSAPGPNPISVGVVSSPPPPPQNHRKRNSSGGRKGSGFKVNSSETTYSVAPITMIEPPRFSVDVSYPTRPDLVPAFSSATVVTGSGGGGGLYSPAHHHHHHHQQQHPQQQQQHVVLSGGKEDLGALAKLEDSVKKLKSPGSSPGQVLTKAQIDSSLELLANWVYENCGLVSFSSLEHPKFKNFLNQLGLPGITRRDLAGERLDLRYKEAKAESEDRIRDALFFQISSDGWKAKVSCCSGEVENLVNVSVNLPNGTSVFRRGVFTGGYVFSKYAEDVLWETICDICGNNLEQCVGIVSDKFKSKALRNLENQHHWMVNISCQFQGVNKLIKDFSKELPLFHNVTDNCLKVANFVNTKSQIRHSFLKFQLQEYGRAALLRVPYGGGGGGIGRVEFEPVFQMVEDVLSSARALQLVFLDESFKIVSMEDQTGKEIEEMMRAQFWNELEAVHSLVRLIKGMAHEIEKEKPRIGQCLPLWEELRVKIREWCGKYHINENHVDKVFDKRFKRNYHPAWAAAFILDPFYLIRDISGKYLPPFKCLTSEQEKDVDKLITRLVSREEAHIALMELMKWRTEGLDSVYAQAVQLKQRDPITGKMKIANPQSSRLVWETYLTDFKSLRKVAVRLIFLHATSCGFKWNSSLCRWAQSRNGIDKAQKLIFIAAHSKLERRDFSNDEEKDADFFSIASREDDVLNEVMFDASSL; via the coding sequence ATGGCGGCCGTACCTAACAGTAACAGTAACACAGCCACCACCCAACAACCACCGTCTCCGGCGGCGGCGAACACTGCCATTACCCAGCTAGTTCCAGTACCAACACCAACAGAGTTAACCACCGATGAGATGGCAGTAAAAGTTGTACACAAACGGTATGAAGGGTTAGTGATGGTCCGTACAAAAGCTGTTAAAGGTAAAGGAGCATGGTATTGGGCTCATTTAGAACCGATTTTGGTTCATAATCCGGAAACCGGTTTACCAAAAGCGGTTAAACTCCGGTGTTGTTTATGTGAAGCGGTTTTTTCCGCTTCTAATCCGTCTAGAACGGCTTCTGAGCATTTGAAAAGAGGGACTTGCCCGAATTTTAATTCGGATTCGGCTCCGGGTCCGAACCCGATTTCAGTGGGTGTGGTGTCgtcgccgccgccgccgccgcaGAACCACCGGAAACGGAACAGTTCCGGTGGCCGGAAGGGGAGTGGGTTTAAGGTGAACAGTTCTGAAACTACTTATTCTGTTGCTCCTATTACTATGATTGAACCTCCTAGATTTTCTGTTGATGTTTcttacccgacccgacccgatttAGTTCCTGCATTTTCGTCCGCAACCGTTGTAACGGGtagcggtggcggtggtgggttgTACTCTccggcccaccaccaccaccatcaccaccagcaaCAACatcctcaacaacaacaacaacatgtGGTGTTATCAGGGGGGAAAGAGGATTTAGGGGCATTAGCAAAGTTGGAAGATAGTGTAAAGAAGTTAAAGAGTCCCGGGTCATCACCGGGTCAAGTATTGACAAAGGCCCAAATAGATTCATCACTAGAGTTGTTAGCAAATTGGGTGTATGAGAATTGTGGGTTGGTTTCCTTTTCAAGTTTAGAGCATCCAAAGTTCAAGAACTTCTTAAACCAACTCGGGTTACCGGGGATAACGCGGCGTGATCTCGCGGGTGAGAGGCTTGATTTGAGGTATAAAGAGGCTAAAGCTGAGTCGGAAGATCGGATTCGTGATGCGTTGTTTTTTCAGATTTCGTCGGACGGGTGGAAGGCGAAGGTTAGTTGTTGTTCAGGTGAGGTTGAAAATTTGGTGAATGTTTCTGTGAATTTGCCTAATGGGACTAGTGTGTTTAGAAGAGGGGTGTTTACAGGTGGGTATGTTTTTTCTAAGTATGCTGAGGATGTTTTGTGGGAAACAATTTGTGACATTTGTGGGAATAATTTGGAACAATGTGTGGGGATTGTTTCTGATAAGTTTAAGAGTAAAGCTTTAAGGAATCTTGAGAATCAACATCATTGGATGGTTAATATTTCTTGTCAATTTCAAGGGGTTAATAAGTTGATTAAAGATTTTAGCAAAGAACTACCCTTGTTTCACAATGTGACTGATAATTGTTTGAAAGTTGCAAACTTTGTGAACACCAAGTCTCAAATTAGACATTCTTTCCTTAAATTTCAATTGCAAGAATACGGTAGAGCGGCATTGTTGCGTGTGCcgtatggtggtggtggtggtgggattGGGAGGGTTGAGTTCGAGCCGGTGTTTCAGATGGTAGAAGATGTGTTAAGCTCAGCGAGGGCGTTGCAGTTGGTTTTCCTTGATGAGAGTTTCAAGATAGTGTCGATGGAGGATCAAACCGGGAAAGAAATCGAGGAAATGATGAGGGCTCAATTTTGGAATGAATTAGAGGCGGTTCATTCGTTGGTTAGATTGATCAAAGGAATGGCTCATGAGATCGAGAAAGAGAAGCCGAGAATCGGGCAATGCTTGCCGCTTTGGGAGGAGCTTAGAGTGAAGATTAGGGAATGGTGTGGGAAGTATCATATCAATGAGAATCATGTAGACAAGGTTTTTGATAAAAGGTTTAAGCGAAATTATCACCCTGCATGGGCGGCTGCATTCATTCTTGatccgttttatttgattcgggacATAAGTGGTAAATACCTGCCTCCTTTTAAATGCTTGACTTCCGAACAAGAAAAAGACGTTGACAAGCTTATAACAAGGCTTGTTTCACGCGAAGAAGCTCACATTGCGTTAATGGAGCTCATGAAATGGAGAACCGAAGGGCTTGATTCCGTGTACGCACAAGCAGTCCAATTAAAACAAAGAGACCCCATAACCGGAAAAATGAAGATAGCTAACCCACAAAGTAGCAGACTGGTTTGGGAAACATATCTAACCGATTTCAAGTCTTTAAGGAAAGTGGCGGTGAGGTTGATCTTCCTTCATGCCACTTCATGTGGGTTCAAATGGAACTCGTCTTTATGTAGATGGGCTCAATCAAGAAACGGGATCGATAAGGCACAAAAGTTGATATTCATTGCTGCCCATTCTAAACTCGAGAGACGAGATTTTTCAAACGACGAAGAGAAAGACGCCGATTTTTTCTCGATAGCGAGTCGAGAGGATGATGTGCTCAATGAGGTTATGTTTGATGCATCCTCTTTGTGA
- the LOC110866044 gene encoding uncharacterized protein LOC110866044: MELASHIHPLSQMYGYPTIQSLNKAKFKTGDDKWNWKSSSKGEFIVAEIRSQIASQDNNGSEEEWRHWNKWVPPKINYFTWRASVGRIPVKSELIKRRIPINSNICSRCNAQEESVNHAICGCSGSKRIWRDIVNWLKLPSSTEFHECKDVLEYVKDLPGSNEWKKVINVVFQTTMWNIWKARNEKEFEGNNRSENSMVESVMAESFIWLKSRSKLHDIVWERWVDFNIRDIVK, translated from the exons ATGGAATTAGCTTCACATATCCACCCTCTTTCGCAGATGTACGGATACCCAACTATACAG AGCCTCAATAAGGCGAAGTTTAAAACCGGAGACGACAAATGGAACTGGAAGTCTAGTAGCAAGGGAGAGTTCATAGTTGCGGAGATTCGAAGTCAAATAGCGAGTCAAGATAACAACGGATCAGAGGAAGAATGGAGACACTGGAATAAGTGGGTGCCGCCGAAAATAAACTATTTCACGTGGAGAGCATCGGTCGGGAGGATTCCGGTGAAGTCGGAGCTAATTAAGCGGAGAATTCCTATTAACAGTAATATTTGCTCAAGATGTAATGCACAGGAGGAATCAGTAAATCATGCTATATGTGGCTGCAGTGGATCGAAAAGGATTTGGCGAGACATAGTCAATTGGTTGAAGCTTCCATCTTCAACAGAGTTTCATGAATGCAAGGATGTACTAGAATATGTCAAAGATCTTCCAGGTTCTAATGAGtggaaaaaagttataaacgtagtGTTTCAAACCACTATGTGGAACATTTGGAAGGCTCGAAATGAAAAAGAATTCGAAGGGAACAATCGGTCCGAAAACAGTATGGTTGAATCAGTAATGGCCGAGAGCTTTATTTGGTTGAAAAGTAGATCGAAACTACATGATATAGTATGGGAAAGATGGGTGGACTTTAACATACGAGATATAGTGAAATAG